In the genome of Eschrichtius robustus isolate mEscRob2 chromosome 12, mEscRob2.pri, whole genome shotgun sequence, one region contains:
- the SLC38A3 gene encoding sodium-coupled neutral amino acid transporter 3, whose amino-acid sequence MEAPLQTEMVELVPNGKHLEGLLPVATPTAGNQRVEGPGRSCVEGEGFLPKSPSKEPQFTDFEGKTSFGMSVFNLSNAIMGSGILGLAYAMANTGIILFLFLLTAVALLSSYSIHLLLKSSGIVGIRAYEQLGYRAFGTPGKLAAALAIVLQNIGAMSSYLYIIKSELPLVIQTFLNLEERTSDWYMNGNYLVILVSVIIILPLALMRQLGYLGYSSGFSLSCMVFFLIAVIYKKFHVPCPLSPSLANMTGNFSLVEVIKEEAGLQVETEAAAFCTPSYFTLNTQTAYTIPIMAFAFVCHPEVLPIYTELKDPSKRKMQHISNLSIAVMYVMYFLAALFGYLTFYDRVESELLHTYNKVDPFDVLILCVRVAVLTAVTLTVPIVLFPVRRALQQMLFQDREFSWLRHVLIAVGLLTCINLLVIFAPNILGIFGVIGATSAPCLIFIFPAIFYFRIMPTEKEPARSTPKILALCFAALGLLLMTMSLSFIIIDWISGTSRHGGSH is encoded by the exons ATGGAGGCACCTCTGCAGACGGAGATGGTGGAGTTGGTACCCAACGGCAAACACTTGGAGGGGCTACTCCCAGTCGCCACCCCCACGGCTGGCAACCAGAG GGTTGAGGGCCCCGGACGGAGCTGTGTTGAGGGCGAAGGCTTCCTACCAAAAAGTCCCAGCAAGGAACCACAATTCACCGAT TTCGAGGGGAAGACATCGTTCGGGATGTCAGTGTTCAACCTCAGTAACGCCATCATGGGCAGTGGCATCCTGGGGCTCGCCTACGCCATGGCCAATACGGGCATCATCCTTTTCCT GTTCCTGTTGACGGCCGTCGCCTTGCTCTCCAGCTACTCCATCCACCTGCTACTCAAGTCCTCAGGGATCGTGG GCATCCGTGCCTATGAGCAGCTGGGCTACCGTGCCTTTGGGACCCCAGGAAAGCTGGCGGCAGCCCTGGCCATTGTGCTGCAGAACATCGGAG CCATGTCCAGCTACCTGTACATCATCAAGTCCGAGCTGCCCCTTGTCATACAGACCTTCCTGAACCTGGAGGAGCGGACCTC GGACTGGTACATGAATGGAAACTACCTGGTGATCCTGGTCTCTGTCATCATCATTCTGCCTCTGGCACTGATGCGGCAGCTTG GCTACCTAGGCTACTCCAGTGGCTTCTCTCTCAGCTGCATGGTGTTCTTCCTAATTGCA GTCATCTACAAAAAGTTCCACGTGCCCTGCCCGCTGTCCCCCAGTTTAGCCAACATGACAGGCAACTTCAGCCTCGTGGAGGTCATCAAGGAAGAGGCAGGGCTGCAGGTTGAGACGGAGGCCGCAGCCTTCTGCACCCCGAGCTACTTCACCCTCAACACACAG ACGGCATACACGATCCCCATCATGGCTTTCGCCTTTGTCTGCCACCCTGAGGTGCTGCCCATCTATACAGAGCTCAAGGA CCCCTCCAAGAGGAAGATGCAGCACATCTCCAACCTGTCCATCGCCGTCATGTATGTCATGTACTTCCTGGCCGCCCTCTTCGGCTACCTCACCTTCTACG ACAGGGTGGAGTCGGAGCTGCTGCACACCTACAACAAGGTGGACCCGTTTGATGTGCTGATCCTGTGTGTGCGCGTGGCCGTGCTGACGGCAGTCACACTCACAGTGCCAATTGTTCTGTTTCCG GTGCGCCGCGCCCTCCAGCAGATGCTGTTTCAGGACCGCGAGTTCAGCTGGTTGCGGCATGTGCTCATTGCTGTTGGCCTGCTCACTTGTATCAACCTGCTGGTCATCTTTGCCCCCAACATCCTGGGCATCTTCGGGGTCATCG GTGCCACATCTGCCCCATGCCTCATCTTCATCTTCCCTGCCATCTTCTACTTTCGCATCATGCCCACAGAGAAGGAACCTGCAAGATCTACCCCCAAAATCCTG GCCCTTTGTTTTGCTGCACTTGGCCTCTTGCTGATGACCATGAGCTTGAGCTTCATCATTATTGACTGGATCTCGGGGACCAGTCGGCATGGAGGAAGCCACTAG